Sequence from the Candidatus Poribacteria bacterium genome:
CGATTTTCACGGCGTATTGCACGACGTTGTCGGCGGCGGGTACACGCCTCACAATATTATGAAGTGCTACAATAGCGTGCCCAGAGAGTGCGGTTTCAAGTTCAGGTATCTCTGCCCCGGTTGTTGCCGAGACGATGTCTGTTTCCTCCGTCTCTGTGGGGTAGTCGATAACGATTTTGAACATAAACCTATCCAACTGTGCCTCTGGGAGCGGATATGTCCCTTCCTGCTCAATCGGGTTCTGTGTAGCGAGGACAAAGAAAGGTTGTTCCAATTGGAATTCATTACCGCCAGCGGTGACGTGATACTCCTGCATGGCTTCCAAGAGTGCGGCTTGTGTTTTCGGGGGTGTCCGATTGATCTCATCAGCGAGGAGGATATTCGCGAAAATCGGTCCCTGAATAAACCGAATTGAGCGGTGTCCGGTTGTTCGGTCTTCTTCGAGTACATCCGTGCCGGTAATGTCGGCAGGCATCAGGTCCGGTGTGAACTGGATTCGCTTAAATTTCAAGTTCAGAATTTGCGCCAAAGTCCGAATCATAAGGGTTTTGGCGAGTCCTGGGACACCTTCTAATAGGCAATGCCCCCCAGCAAAAAGTGCCATCAACATCTGATTGACAACTTCCTCTTGCCCAACGATTACCTTCTTGAGCTGTGCCAAAATTAATTCTTGGCTCTCCATTAACTGTTCTATTGCTTGAACTTCTTCTGTTGCTGGCATCTTTTTAGTTATGGCCTCCTGGGCTGCCCGCCTTGCGCAAGCCTCTATAGTCTTGCGGGACAATGTTTCGGGCAGGTTTTCGGTCAGTTCCAACTGGGTTTAGAAATCTATGCGGTAAATTTTCAAAATAAGCAGGTTAAATTTCAGAGACATGCCTACTACCAGTCAACCCATCAATAGTTATTATAGTAAAGCCCATAATTATTTGGACACGCAGTTGCTCGTAGGGGCTGGGTGACCCAGCCCCTACGAGCGGGCAACGTTATCGTGGAGTGTCAACTTATCTTCGTGCTTTACTATACTGATGGCTAATAGCCGATAGCCGACGGCTACTGTGTCAATATGAACCGTTTTGTGCCTCGGTTTGAAGCGATTCTGACAACATCCTTGAGATGCAGGATGTAATCTGGTGTGACCCTTGGGGTCAAGAAACGGATCGTCTGATGCATTTCGGCTTTGCGTTTGGATTTGGAATATCGGAGTTGAATCTCCGCAACCTCGGTTTTTAGCGTCTGCTCTTCGGGGACAATATCTATCTTAAAGGGAGCTTCTGTACTGACAGTGATTTTGTCCTCAAGCGTGAGTGCTTTGCCAATGGCGGCGGGATACATTCGGCGTTCCTCGCTGAGTAATTCTGCGTAAGGATGCTTGACGAGCGGTAGTTCAAGCACAAACTGGCTGCCGATCGCATAGAGATATTCCTTACAACTCCACGTCAATTCGACCTCCAATTCTCCCTCCAACTCCGAAAGTTTGGAGACTTTGAAATTCTCTATTTTGGCGCGAGCATCCAATTCCAATGCTTTGTGTAGGAACTCCGATTTCTCTTCGGCAGTCTGAAGGTGTCGGAGTTGGCTACGGAGTTTCATGTTGAAACTCCCAGTAACCGTTAATTCTTGACGGACAGAGACACTCAGGTCTTTTTTCACCTTGACGTGCGTGTGTACCCGTTTGAGATTTGATGTTGCCTCCAGAGTTGGACTTTTTTGAAAGCGGTAGAGTTCGTTCTGTATATCGCCATCCGTACCTTCAACGGCTTTGTCTTCTGTTAAGAAACGCGGGTTGATAATCAGCGTCCATCTGTCTTGGTCACCGGCAGGTAGATCACCGAATGCACACGTCTCGGCTGTCGGGTCGAGCCAGATGAGCTCGTCGTCTTTATCGCCTTCAACAACAAGGATCATGTGATTGAAATAGGCGAGCGACGGGACAGCCTCAACCTCAGAACCACCATCGGCAAGGTGCGCGTTGACACCTCGCATATCCCCAGCGGAAATGAGAACAGGATAGGAATCAATACCCACAGATGAAAGCATTGTGGAGAGGAGGGTCGTTTTGTCCTTACAATCGCCTGCCCCTACTTTCAAAACGAAATCTGCTGGATAAGGTTTGATCGCCCAAATACCGAGTTCATAGCCGAGGTAGCGGATGTTTGTCGTCACGTATTCATAAAGCCGCTTCACCTTCTCCTTTCGGGACCAGGTGCCACTGAGGAGTTGTTTTGTCTTTTCTTCAATTTTAGGTGTAATCTCATCCTGTTCCCGAATCAGTGTTGCATACCACGTCGCCAGTTTATCCCAAGAATCGAGGGAGGAGATACTGATATTATAGGCGAGGTCTTGCGGTGCCGGCATCAGGTATTCGTCTTTTAACGGCGGCACGTCTCGCGCTTGAAAGATATAAGTGCGGGTGTAGTTATTCTCTGTCGTTGTGGGTTTAATATCAAGGAACGCGCTGCCTGATTCGGAGGTTGTGGAGGCTGCGGGTGCCCCTGAAACCTGATAATGGAGCTGCTTTTTCTTTGGGATATGTACTGTGAAGCGATAATATTTTACGGGCTGCTGTCCTTGGAAATAGACTTGCCGCCAAAATTCGCCTTGCATGACGTGTCCGAGGTTGTTCGTGGAATAAGCGTAGTCTATGATACAGCCATCGCTAACTTCTGGGAGTGTAAAGAACATCAAACGGGCATCAACGTACAACCCAGCGTCCACAGCACTCGGTGGTGGTACATCGCGTATAATTTCGTTTGTATCAAGTTCGACAACCTCGCCATCAGGAGTCAACGTTCGAGCATGATGGATGGTAACATCGTCTCTGCCACGCATATAAGGAATGCTGACCTCGGCAAGACCTTTACCGTCTTCGTTAAAGATTTTAGCGACCCGTCGCGTAGCGTAGATATAGCGACTTTTTTCATCGATATTGATGTCAACACTGTCCCAAAGAATGGCAGCCCCATCATCGGGGAATTCTGCTTGAGAGGGTGGTTTGTCAATAGCGGCTTGGATCGCTTGTTCGTCTACTTCACTAATGAAGTTGTAAGGCAGTGATGATCTACGATTCTCACGGCTGCGAGTCGGGATAGAACCGTCCGGTTTTACAAGTTCAGGCTTGTTCTCATCGGTTTCGGACGGTACAGTGGGCAATCCATCGGTAAAAATCGGCGGTTTGCGCGCCTCTGGACTTTGTGCGTCCGTTAAAACCTCTGGTTCGGGTGGTGGACTTTGTAAAGCCGAGCGTCGTGTGCCCAAGAACGTCTTTCCAGCGAGTGTGCCATCATCTGTT
This genomic interval carries:
- a CDS encoding MoxR family ATPase; this translates as MPATEEVQAIEQLMESQELILAQLKKVIVGQEEVVNQMLMALFAGGHCLLEGVPGLAKTLMIRTLAQILNLKFKRIQFTPDLMPADITGTDVLEEDRTTGHRSIRFIQGPIFANILLADEINRTPPKTQAALLEAMQEYHVTAGGNEFQLEQPFFVLATQNPIEQEGTYPLPEAQLDRFMFKIVIDYPTETEETDIVSATTGAEIPELETALSGHAIVALHNIVRRVPAADNVVQYAVKIARATRPKEEDAPDFIQQWVRWGAGPRAGQYLILGAKARAILRGRYNASCEDVKSVAPSVLRHRVLTNFHAEAEGVDSDTVIQRLLDTVKEPAARL
- a CDS encoding DUF3857 domain-containing protein, which gives rise to MKKKTHQTLIVILTVVLISTTAFAADHVLIIGGAAGEKSFYDAFWNATSRFHQLLTDDYGYTPEQITFLFEDMDAPGEPRIVDTESRREQVLAAFAELSETVQPSDQFLLFMLGHASRTGRGDLKFNLRGRDITEAEYVTLINSIPAERQILIFGFPYSGKLVRQLSKSGRIILTSSSPNEGYSLQAGFGDVFVDAFFSAANDTNRDGDISLLEAFLSLQTRTKAFYETDGNVQSEHPHLDDNGDGNATRNLTTVREETDDGTLAGKTFLGTRRSALQSPPPEPEVLTDAQSPEARKPPIFTDGLPTVPSETDENKPELVKPDGSIPTRSRENRRSSLPYNFISEVDEQAIQAAIDKPPSQAEFPDDGAAILWDSVDINIDEKSRYIYATRRVAKIFNEDGKGLAEVSIPYMRGRDDVTIHHARTLTPDGEVVELDTNEIIRDVPPPSAVDAGLYVDARLMFFTLPEVSDGCIIDYAYSTNNLGHVMQGEFWRQVYFQGQQPVKYYRFTVHIPKKKQLHYQVSGAPAASTTSESGSAFLDIKPTTTENNYTRTYIFQARDVPPLKDEYLMPAPQDLAYNISISSLDSWDKLATWYATLIREQDEITPKIEEKTKQLLSGTWSRKEKVKRLYEYVTTNIRYLGYELGIWAIKPYPADFVLKVGAGDCKDKTTLLSTMLSSVGIDSYPVLISAGDMRGVNAHLADGGSEVEAVPSLAYFNHMILVVEGDKDDELIWLDPTAETCAFGDLPAGDQDRWTLIINPRFLTEDKAVEGTDGDIQNELYRFQKSPTLEATSNLKRVHTHVKVKKDLSVSVRQELTVTGSFNMKLRSQLRHLQTAEEKSEFLHKALELDARAKIENFKVSKLSELEGELEVELTWSCKEYLYAIGSQFVLELPLVKHPYAELLSEERRMYPAAIGKALTLEDKITVSTEAPFKIDIVPEEQTLKTEVAEIQLRYSKSKRKAEMHQTIRFLTPRVTPDYILHLKDVVRIASNRGTKRFILTQ